In Dryobates pubescens isolate bDryPub1 chromosome 15, bDryPub1.pri, whole genome shotgun sequence, the following proteins share a genomic window:
- the IL2RB gene encoding interleukin-2 receptor subunit beta — MKPSLLSLCYLWLFSITPLSQASDSAQGVSSLTCWYDSRAALFCDWKPSRDLVEAPCQLEIVSKFNLCDRFSPLLEELKEHCELPKAERTTGLRRCIKTFSKNSNTQCFTAADRLTMSVHCQTGEDQSIAVQIEDFRPLANIKLRPPGNLHLVSRNENTYNLTWSLNISSHYLEGEREYQVRYRTTSQSWEEARNFTILQDQMWVVFESLSPNSKYEAAVRARPSASSTCKGVWSDWSETILWSTHAEETSRTVLPVLVVSTCIFVVIGTAFLINLRTLKWFKKILKIHIPDPEKFFPPLISVHGGDIQKWLSSPFSTSSYCVNSTTPEISMLEVIQKTDQESQFLLCKGTLAPDPPKETSGHSVSSCFTNQGYFFFHLPNSFEIEPCQVYFTYEPFTQEGSGSEDGQSYRALPSPDLCTLAEDMPVLSQDFLHCIKASQGFQNSSFVNETEGEAQGDTVMSVALRSSEGTLPTAALKQDEVVMDKAALQPDESLCQLDTEFPDPPDLQDSDTIDVAERSREAGPPADSCTPAAHATSSFSQPQPLKQSQDEDPCRTTVSSQVPNTGAYLSLRDLQSQYSHHSV; from the exons ATGAAGCCTTCTTTGCTGTCTCTGTGTTACCTCTGGCTGTTCAGCATCACACCTCTCTCACAAGCATCAGACTCAGCACAAG GTGTCTCCAGCCTGACTTGCTGGTATGACTCACGGGCAGCTCTGTTCTGTGACTGGAAGCCAAGCAGGGACCTGGTTGAAGCACCATGTCAACTGGAGATTGTATCCAAGTTCAATTTATGTG ACAGGTTTTCTCCCTTACTTGAAGAACTCAAGGAGCACTGTGAATTACCCAAGGCAGAACGCACAACAGGACTGAGGAGATGCATCAAGACCTTCAGCAAAAACAGTAAC ACTCAATGCTTCACTGCCGCCGACCGTCTTACCATGTCTGTCCACTGCCAGACAGGAGAGGATCAGTCTATAGCTGTGCAAATAGAAGATTTCAGACCACTTGCAAACA tAAAACTGAGGCCTCCAGGAAATCTTCATCTGGTTAGCAGAAATGAAAACACCTACAACCTAACATGGAGCCTGAACATTTCTTCTCACTAtttggagggggagagggaatatCAAGTGCGGTACCGAACCACGAGTCAGTCCTGGGAG GAGGCCAGGAACTTCACCATTTTACAGGACCAGATGTGGGTGGTGTTTGAGAGCCTCTCACCCAACTCCAAATATGAGGCAGCTGTTCGTGCAAGGCCAAGTGCCTCAAGTACCTGCAAAGGCGTCTGGAGTGACTGGAGTGAGACAATACTGTGGAGCACGCATGCTGAAG AAACATCCAGGACAGTCCTGCCAGTTCTTGTAGTGAGCACCTGCATCTTTGTGGTCATTGGGACTGCCTTCCTCATTAACTTACGGACCCTGAAATG GTTTAAGAAGATCCTGAAAATTCACATCCCAGACCCTGAGAAGTTCTTTCCCCCACTCATTTCGGTTCATGGAGGTGACATTCAG AAATGGCTCTCCTCCCCATTCTCCACATCTTCCTACTGTGTGAACAGCACAACCCCAGAGATCTCCATGCTGGAGGTGATACAGAAGACTGACCAGGAATCCCAGTTTCTACTTTGCAAGGGAACCTTGGCTCCTGATCCTCCCAAAGAAACCAGTGGGCACTCTGTATCCAGCTGCTTCACCAACCAAGGCTACTTCTTCTTCCATCTTCCCAACTCCTTTGAGATTGAGCCCTGTCAGGTCTACTTCACCTATGAGCCTTTCACCCAGGAGGGTAGTGGCAGCGAGGATGGCCAGTCTTACCgtgctctcccctccccagaccTCTGCACACTGGCAGAGGACATGCCTGTGTTGTCCCAAGACTTTCTTCACTGTATCAAGGCAAGCCAGGGCTTCCAAAACAGCTCCTTTGTGAATGAGACAGAAGGTGAAGCCCAGGGGGACACGGTTATGTCTGTAGCTCTCCGTTCAAGTGAAGGCACCTTAccaacagcagctctgaaacagGATGAGGTGGTGATGGACAAAGCAGCTTTACAACCTGATGagtccctgtgccagctggacACTGAATTTCCTGACCCACCAGACCTGCAGGACAGTGATACTATTGACGTAGCAGAGAGGAGTAGGGAGGCAGGCCCTCCAGCTGACTCCTGTACACCAGCAGCACATGCtacctcttctttctctcagcCTCAACCTCTAAAGCAAAGCCAGGATGAGGATCCATGCAGAACAACCGTCTCTAGCCAAGTCCCAAACACTGGTGCCTACCTTTCTctgagggacctccaaagccaGTACAGCCATCACTCTGTCTAG